The sequence taattaattaaaaatatatttttaattgaacTTATGTAGTTATGAGTAGGAAAAGAGTCAGgatttttcaaataaaagaTTTTGTAATTAGAAATATATTTAAGATGAAATATATACAACATTCAAATCCTTCTTTgattaagtttaaaataaaaactttaaattaattgaaCTCAATCATTTAAATAGGAATAATAACTtttacaaataaacataaattcaACAAAGTTTAACCTAGCATCAAATCTaaattcttaatttttaataattatataagaaaataaattgggggggcttcagcccctgATATTGAGTGCTATGCACCTTTATACTGTTGAGCATCAATCACATAAAATAGCCCGGCTGACTATAGCCCGCCCATAAGCTATGAGTGCTACCATTTAAGGTCcaaaatttccaaaaaaatatttactgTTATATTGGGAAAAAAATGTGAGCttatgtttatatatttttccttCGCATTTGGGTTCAACTACAAGTCTACAAGCACCAAACAAATCTGATTTAACTAATTAGAAATTCTCTTGGCTCCTTTAATTCACCGTTGACGATCCTCTTGAAATTTGAAAACTTAACGAAAAATCAATTATAGGGATTGAGTCTCTTTATATTTTACTTTGTGTAGGAAATGTTAGAAATATACAATGCTCAAACAAAATCTTAATGCATCGAACGAAATTAACTTTTTGTATCAAAATGCGCATTAGCGTATGTAGTTGATATTTCTTACAatattcaagagaatgttaagtAATCGTGGTTGACGACACTGTGCTTCATATTTAAGTTCTAAACTATAGTAGTTATGAATTTactttgtaatttatttataaaactaTTGTTTTGTGTGCGTGTATTGACCTAGCGGTAGGTAGTTATTAGTTAATACCCAGGGCCTAAGGTCCTGAGTTCGAGTtcattatgtaatttatcaaaaaaattataatctctCTAAAATAACCTAACCAAAACACCCActtattctttctttctttttttttgaaaaaaacacCCACTTATTCTTAAATGGAAGAACActtgtttttgataaaaaaaaaaaaatactgtgCCTATATTTTTACAGATCTTTAAATTTCATGtacttttataaaaagaaaaaaggaaaatatgCATACACAGTAAGTTAGAAACACACGTTATAAACAGAATGTAATTAGATAGGACCCTCAGTCATGCAACGCAACATGTTTACATGTCCCCTATCTAACGCTATGATTACTGAAACaagtaatttttaataaaacaaGATAAACTAAACtcctccctccatcccattattATTAACCTATTTTATTTagacacaaaaataaaattataatgggatcatattatttatagtatataattattatcaaaaataaaaatagatcaATATTAATAAGACACCCAAAAAAAACATGCCAATAATAATGGAACGGTGGGATGgagaaagtaattttttttaaatatacttGTTAAAATATGTAGAAAAGAGAAAGATCAATTTCAACTAATAAGAGATAAATTTTAGGATTGGTGTGTGACGTGTGTCTAGTTGGAATATAATTAGCGAACTAAGTAAGTATAGATGAAGTGGAATAATTGTTCATGGGTCACAGACTCATGATAACATATGgagtaaataattaattatgtacCAATAAACACACAGTCAAAAAAGTTATGAACAATAAATAGAGGGACAGATTAAAACAAGGAAAACAATTCCAACTTCTTAAAAGAAACACTTCAGAACATTAACTACAACAAAATAGAAGAGTAAATCTGAGCCCAGGCTGTATTGTCAGTCTATGACATGAAATGCTACCAACCAAAAACCAAAAATGAAGTTACCATGCTTGCCAAAGGAACCGAAATGTTGTCGTCGACTATTCCGTTAGTCGGGAGCGATTCCACGAATGATGCCACCAACGAAACCAACGCGACCCTTCCCACAGTCGTCATCCAATCCAGTTCCACATATCCGAGGGCCGAAAAGTAATACAACACACTGGCAAAACACGAGCCATTCATATTGCACAAAAACTTATGTCAGACCGTCTAACATATCAAAAGTACCTATATCGGATCCTAGCCCTCGTCCAGATCCGAATATAGGTACCCTAAATCAAATTTCAAAAGGACATATACAATTGACAAGAACATGAAGGATTGTTCACACCTAATAGAAACCAAGAAACCAAATAGAAACATCGAGATGCTACCGGCCCAACTCTTGAGCGGATTGTAAGGAATTTTTGTGGAGCCAAATCTCCGTCCCATGATATCAGCAATGCCTGCAGCTCGCCGAGTTTTAAAGGGGTCGAACAAGATAATCATAAAGAGAAGTGAAAGGCGGAGGAGATCTCACCATCGCCACCACACATCATCGAAAGTGAAATCATTCCAACAGGGGAATCACGCCAAAACACAATTGCACATAAAATCAGTACAAGAACATAATAAAGTGGACCTCTAAGCAATTCCCTGCACAATCAACCCAAATATTCATCAGCTAGGTTGCTAGTTACAacaaattaaggtgcagatcaaCGCGACGTCCAAACACTTACTCGGGCTTCCCTTCTCGACTAACTGATTTGATGAGCCCTTCATCCGTGCTCAAGGATAGACCATTTATCACAAGCCTCAAGCAATTCACACAAGGCACTAATGAGGCGAAGTAACGAGCGCCCGTGGAGATGCTAATCTTAAGAGTAAAAGCCCTCATTAGCTTAAGTTTCTGATTTCTTAAATGGAAACAAGAGAAGAAAGCAGAGTGCAGGAATGTTTCCAAACCTGAAAATCGGCCATGATGCTAAAAAGAGCAGCCCTGAGAATATATGGACCAGTTTCCGGCTCAGTTTCTGTTGTTGCACAAGAGATGAAGAGCTAAATGATGAAAGCTAATACAGTTCTAGTTAGATCTATATGTATGTCATTAATCAGAGTATCACATTTTATACAGAATTCAATCATTTTTTTCCAATTTACAATCAAGGATGCAAGATTTACAATATCTAATCAGTGCTAATGGTCTTTTAACCTTCTTAATCTTCTTAATTAGGGCAATCAGCTAATACAGATTTATAATTTCCATAAATGCAGGTCTACAGAGAAATTGTGATTTTAGATTTCCATAGATGGGAGTCTAATCTTGCTTTTACATAAATGAAATTCCCTAAGCTTACACCAAGTGCAGTATCAATTCTACATAAATATGCGTACACccaaataaaaagaagaaaaaaggcaGCCACAAAACTAGCAACTCCCAGCAAAAGGGAGAGGAGGAGAGAGAATCCTATCCCTATTTGCATCCCTAACATGACTTTCGTGTATTTGGATAAGACCAATGGCAATCAAAAAGCGTGACGGAAATTTATTGCCAATATTGGAAAGTTTTCTTTTGATTCGTCATCTGCGGCCTGCAATCCGTTACCCGCACAATCTTCTTTACCATTTTCACCGCACAATCAGCTATATACTCTCTCTAGTCTCTATGTATATTTATGTCAGATTTAGCTTTCCGATCTAGGTCAGACGAgacctctttctctctcacacacactgACACACATACATACAGAGCACACAGAAATTCGTATACATCCACAGACATGCATGTATACGTGCACCGAGccggaggagagagagaggagagaccTGTTCGATGATGTTGCGGCGGGTGAGATTATCGAAGGTGGAGACTAGACCATAAGCACCGCCGAAAACCAGCGCGGTGGCGCCGGCGTCCTGAAGCAGTTCGCCGGAAactccggcggcggcggttcCCGGGCGGCGGAGCTTACCATGCTGGATCAGAATGCGTGCGGAGAGGGCGGCGGGAAGGAGCGGGGGAGTGGAGGATGGAGTTGTCACGCCGCGGCAGAGATAGTGTGCGGAGGATAAGGTGGCGGCTGTGGTTGCAGCACCTCGGCTCACGATAGCACCGTAGCCCATCAGTAACTAAAATATTAAGGTCACTCACGCAGTGCGGTAGGGTCCGTACGGTTCTCTCCTTTTCGAcccaattttgattttatttgccgCACTAATTGATGTCAATTGAACGTTTATTGAGGCGAGTACATACTTTATAGTAGTTCTAGTTTATATCACGGTGGGGACATATATGCACTAATTTATTCTTTAATCAGATatgtaataatttattttctttgttttttgtgttcgtccacaaaaaatttatCACTTTGTGAACTTTTACGATACAATttgtaataaaatataaatggagTTATCAATAGAGTAAAGctctcattttaattaaatatgagtGAAATTATGTGAGctctatatattattataaatgaaacATATCAAACTTTTATTGAATGGATCTGAAATAAAatcatatcaattttttttattaatacaGAGTATCTATTAGTTAATTTTctctatatattattataaatgaaacATATCAAACTTTTATTGAACAGAtctgaaaaaaaatcatatcaatttttttaattaatacagaGTATCTATTAGTTAATTTTCTCTATGTCTAGTTTTATTCTCTAGTGAAccttgtaaaaatattttttattttatatgacatAATTTggataaaattattgttttacgcGAAGGGGTCAAGGCAAGTGTATAAACAGCTACCGCACATACATTCTAGTTGcttaaaatgaaaaaggaaTACTTTGATATAGAGGAAGATTTAGGAATTATCGCTAAAGAGTTGAAATTATTGAAGAATTATCGATAAAGAGTTGAAATTATTGAAGTATAGAATTTGAAGGTAAATATACGAAGATTCGAGAGTTGTAATTTTggagtaaaaatattttgagtAGTTAGTATTTCAGATGAAATTCGAATGACTTAGAATTAGGCTCAGTTGCTTACTATAATGAATAACTATTCTTTTTTCATTGATTCAACTACAagtatattgaaattatataaataaccaCTTCTACAAATCGTTGCATCGtctataaaaataaactaattttgaTTATTGGTTCACAATCTTATTTCAACTAAAGTATTGACTCAAActcaatattgaaaattaacCAGGAGAGATAAATgagacaatatatatatatatatatataggagtggGTTActgtgagagcacatcttaaaataagaaataagagcaatttttaatgtatgaattttatgtagaacacgtatgaattcgctgtaaaaaggtatgaattgtgaaaaataattttttgctacctttgggattcgaactcaggaccataaatccatcctacaggattacgaatcaaccgtaaatcttgatgatctaagggctgaaaatgatatttattttatatcttaagaaatgctcttattttagcccttccctatatatatatatatatatatatatatatatatatatatatataacaaagtactataataataatattaagcAATTAGTGTAAAGCTATAATGATTAAAATAATGTGATATGTTCCCATTCTCTCCCGACATATAAATTAGTTTGATTAGatataatagtttttttttgtgtATTAGTGATGTGGATGATATTATGTTCATTTTTTAGGGTCAAGTCTAGTGgataaaaattacaaatgaAGCCAAAGAATAAAACTTCGTAGAAGGAAATTTTCAAAGAAGAAAGGCAATGGTGATAGCATTCAGTCAAAaagtgtaataataataataataataataaaagtaattCTGTGCTATTTGAGTGACCCTCGAGAGAGTCACCTTCATGATAGTCATAGGATCTATTTTcttggatggagggagtagaatCTATTAAAATTTACATACACATTTGATGTTTGAATAGTTTGCATGGATTTTTTTTGAAgttcttagagcatccgcattgggggttccttgatagcctacttgatagcctacttgatagtgtttgtgttattgagtaggtagtgctgcattggggttccttgatagcctacttgatgatattagttttgattttatgtttttcatttaaatttaattgctcaaatttaaataacacaatttatttcaaatttaaattgcattaattataaaatcctaaatattacataaaactttaataaaataaaaaaattaaaaaaaaacaaaataaaaacagccattgaaaattaaaatatatatatattttttttttatttgaggctTGAGTACTACCCGATTACTCGAGGAGACATTAGTTGCAACGCCATGCTCGAGGATGGTACATTACTCGAGTGATGCTCGAGGAgcccgcgatgcgggtgctcttatACCTTTATACAAAGTTACTTATACAAGAAAATTTATCAATAATACACCTTTTTGGCATAATTGCTGGAAATGAAGGAATCACGTTAGAACACGTATGACTAAATTGTGcgttaaatttaaaatacataatattttttattttggggagttggggagggggagcagtgggatttgaacccgggacctcactgttcacacatagGAGGTCGCACCACTTGGTGTCCCTTTGGGGacacataatattttttataaaccatgtaaaatttgaattaaaacattaatttaagcccaaaaaaatcaaaattttatgaCTTTGAAATTTAATTGCATGCCCAAAAAAATTAACTAGTCGTCGTACGACAACCTTTAATTACACTACCCGACCATCTTAATTCTCAACTAACTGCTAGACCGGCTAGTACGATTTTGGTCCTTTTTGTTTcagaaattaaatgattttggatatttgtttctttttcttgtttttcttttttctataaaTGCGATTAAAAAAGTAATttacaaaacaaaaataaatgccAAAATCTTACTCACAAAAACTCTTTTATGGTGAAACCGgcttcacaatgacactacttcaacatagaTTTGATACTTTAAAATGTTAAAGtattatttgtatgttgaagtaatgTCATTGTGAAATTGGTTTCACCATAAAATCGATTTTATAGGAGACCACCTCAATCTTACTAGCCGACCGTACCTAAGTATTTGATAGTGATGGTCAGATGGTGTAATTAAAGGCTAGGTATACGacattagttaattttttaggtgtaaaaataaattttagagtggatataaaattttgacttttttgaGATTTAGTGTTTTAATTTCACATGTACATGatctattttttctaaaaacAATTTAACTATATGTTTTAAATTTATCACACAATTTAATCATGTGTATTGAGGTGATTTCATCTTTATCGACAATTATGTAAGAAATGTGTTATCATTGATAACTTTTCTTATGCAAATACCTTTGTataagaaaaaatttaaaattttcataaaaatccATGCAAAGTAATCAACATCAAagatgtatttttaatttacctAAATTTGAATAGATTCTacaaaaaaattttaaattttcataaaaatccATGCAAAGTAATCAACATCAAagatgtatttttaatttacctAAATTTGAATAGATTCTACATATTTTTCATACGAAGTGGATATTTTCCGCATTCAAGTTATGAGTATGGCCGTAAGGGTATTTTAACCTATtaacaattgaaaatttatgaTATTAGTAGTACTGAAacaatttaatttcaattatcaTTTTAAGCTTTAAATTATTTTCGCACTTTCATTTATatcataaattattaaaaacattttcttaatttcaaATTATCGATTTTATACCAATTACACCCGTATCCATATTCAGTTCCGAAATATTGACGTGACTCCCAAATTGCAAAGTGGTATTTTACAAAACTTTAAAACACTAATGGCACTTAAATGATGTCGTTGTAGCCATAAGAAAACATTGGAAAGATGGAAAAATAGGTTGAGTTCTATCATATATTTATTGAAGGAAATAAAACaactattaaatttttataatttattattttgaacaaattacattaattaattacacaatttattaaaaagaaaaaaagaaaaaaaaagaactatATAGTTGCCCTCACTTAATAAAACCCAGTACTGCCCactaggaaaaaaaaagaaaaaagaacacGATGAATCCTTAATTTTAAGAATGGGATTTCACTCCAATCCAAGATAATCGATTACATTATTCGATGAAAAATCTTAATAAATGGTGTTAAATTTGGAGCAAGCTCGAATTGAACAAGATGAAATGGTTGTGTTCTTGGCCATTGTTAATGATGTTTGTGTGTATTCAAGATTTACGCGAATCTTTGGATTATGGTGAAATCTCgttcttaattttaaaattggggATTCATCACATTATATTCTTCATTTTTTAGCGGGCaataagttttttttaatgcacgacaacatatttttttggaATGAATTGTGCATTGTTGCTGTttgttcaaaataataaataaattcaagtagttgttttcttattttaaataaatttgaaagagctcgattttttttttttttttttgtaatatcttAAACAACATTGTTTGAGTTATGCCAGTTAAAAGAATTGTAAAATATACTGTCAAGTCTGCGATAATTTGACGAGTTACGTCAATTTTTTGAAATCAGAAAATAGATGGGAGATAATACAGaattgataattaaaaaaaaatcaataaatcaatataatattaattttaagtGATATTTAATGAGATTATGAAAATGAAACGTCTCTATTTAGATAAAAATTCCACGCATCTCGTGATGCGCGATCTCCGTCGTGTCGCAGTCTATCCTTTTCATTCAGTACTTATACGaggtaaataaaaaaatatgaataaaagtaaaatgTATCATATCATATGATTCATATGTTCTAATAAATATCTCAAAGTTGCTTTTATTTCCTGAACTACCACCAACGCTATATTAATACTTCCTCCCTCCAATAAACATGGTTAATCGTATTCTTTTTTAAGTCATTCAATGAAACTTGTTATGTTTCTttatatgacaattttttttattcatcttttcacttttttaaaTATTACCTTTTTAAATTCCGTGTCCAAATGATACGATTCATGTTTCgcgggacggatgaagtaattaATAGCACTAGAAGGGATgataattacaataatttattgATGATGAATATGAATTGTGGGTTGTGatgttagagcatccacaacgcCTACACCATAGCTGCTTACTCGTGTAAGTGTGCTATCGTGTAAACGTTGCGGGCGCagcttacacgagggctacacgttctatcgtgtagccctttaaacgtaaaacacgcgcctctataaaaaaaatcaaaaattcgaattttgaatGAATTGGCAGCTTTGACTTCTCGGTTTCCGTGCCGAAATTTGaccgtttgattttttttttcttctctttataaatccatcttcctccttcttcctcactttcactccacaattctccttcttctttcaatttctttcattcttcttcctccttcaaGCACTTTCATCTTCTTTCTTCCGACAATGGCGGAATCCAACCACGgttcttcgtctgattcatccgaCAGTGTAGCTCATGCGATCATGGAGgagatagagttgcagaaacaactgCTTGCTCACATCTATGCCCAGCCGGCGCCGGAGGCGGGACGTGTGAAACGTCACCGatcttacgtccaccgtgatagAGAGGAAGCCcatctacgtcttatgcaagactacttcaacgatAATCTGACGTACGGACCTACATTTTTCCGACGGcgttttcaaaattaatgcaatttaaatttgaagtaaattgtgtaatttaaatttatgaaattaaacttaaatgaaaaataaaaaaatcaaaactaatgcta comes from Salvia miltiorrhiza cultivar Shanhuang (shh) chromosome 3, IMPLAD_Smil_shh, whole genome shotgun sequence and encodes:
- the LOC131014771 gene encoding phytol kinase 1, chloroplastic yields the protein MGYGAIVSRGAATTAATLSSAHYLCRGVTTPSSTPPLLPAALSARILIQHGKLRRPGTAAAGVSGELLQDAGATALVFGGAYGLVSTFDNLTRRNIIEQKLSRKLVHIFSGLLFLASWPIFSISTGARYFASLVPCVNCLRLVINGLSLSTDEGLIKSVSREGKPEELLRGPLYYVLVLILCAIVFWRDSPVGMISLSMMCGGDGIADIMGRRFGSTKIPYNPLKSWAGSISMFLFGFLVSISVLYYFSALGYVELDWMTTVGRVALVSLVASFVESLPTNGIVDDNISVPLASMVTSFLVFGW